In one Epinephelus moara isolate mb chromosome 6, YSFRI_EMoa_1.0, whole genome shotgun sequence genomic region, the following are encoded:
- the plekhg6 gene encoding uncharacterized protein plekhg6, with the protein MDPAKPSLSSKAPHVNNGGGNESVMEEASVPWRDGVDGERQRDAETDAVDGTTAAAEINHHHRGSADKHKFSTFGYQRRTKQKVVTDFATVSKGPSAGAKPRAALRQVLFSQGVSEKTPASEERGQLDVLKQELGGFAVPVNLRWMWKEESQGTMLEKNWTDIVHSHSTMSKTQRHQQEALWEFVHTELTYINKLIIIKDLVVAALENLRKCGFLPEVTPELLFSNLASILIAHQKFWQEVIFPMLQEVRRTGKPFDPMMLEAGCLQFHKRFASYQHYCWEEENNLEFTRRQMESNPHFLTYVQWVETHPQCNRMRLGDMQAKPHQRITKYPLLLKAVLKTTQDPRVQHTLRGMLSSVNNFLESINDYLRLRDEELALTISAQRVEGYEVEGINEDIDKHVREICQFDLTCPIRGVGPDVVRKLLLEENLKIRGRKDSKLEVVALLFSDVLLMTKVQKKGERLKVIRPPLALDRTYCISLKDGCSFVLVEVGELRSALNVYIFVASTSDSCSTWVSTIHQAKETLMILRQTENNRQLENWRIQQLEAKPVTEAKADDMETEEQTLLPSRRETFVDELSEELIIPRSINGMLASNEAEEQDQPPDDDTTNNPLVPVWHSQANISNRRSLNRGVAARQPEVQGYEWIEMGVRAEQVRFYTEEEEQRGQMVNWNHRVQSAPNLGQYVHAADPFRYNTTGPLFYPDVDYPTDEESTSQPPYQTTVFREGPEFLRPPGEGVISTRRDSDSQSVNQDSRRNSNYSQSGDETFPDAWAFSKNLKSPGLRRRRPVSTHPSTQTSRQFFQDSGQTNSDTLSSPNNKLKRSSLPPGTDSHRVLKLGSLKPNQGMFWKTNDRVSPDPRTFSESELPVPNFYNRAKNIRRASIPNIIIEGGNGLRMHPSSLYTLPTENAAFPISRHNPNGHHSPLEGLLERARERDGLLRRGRNATMPNLRSRYPPPSPSFSITSSPSPSPSDGDRDTEWGEEEVELMRHRALTVSKGWKEQLVDGDEDDKRNSVIFTDGVNVDWAGWCFDDDEVMDHLQPAGEGFLEGISRSLASWDIQGLSEQEDGECSQV; encoded by the exons ATGGATCCAGCAAAGCCCAG CCTTTCTTCAAAGGCACCGCATGTAAACAACGGAGGGGGAAATGAATCAGTGATGGAAGAAGCATCTGTACCCTGGCGAGACGGTGTGGACggggagaggcagagggacGCGGAAACAGACGCTGTTGATGGGACGACAGCAGCTGCAGAGATCAACCATCACCACAGGGGGtcagcagacaaacacaagtTCAGCACGTTTGGATATCAG AGGCGAACCAAGCAGAAGGTGGTGACTGACTTTGCAACAGTGAGTAAGGGACCGTCTGCAGGAGCCAAACCTAGAGCTGCACTGAGACAGGTCCTGTTCAGCCAGGGAGTGTCTGAGAAAACACCGGCATCTGAG GAGCGAGGTCAGCTGGATGTGTTGAAGCAGGAGCTGGGGGGCTTTGCTGTGCCGGTCAATCTAAGGTGGATGTGGAAGGAGGAAAGTCAGGGAACCATGCTGGAGAAGAACTGGACAGATATAGTGCACTCTCATTCA ACGATGTCTAAGACGCAGAGACACCAACAGGAGGCACTGTGGGAGTTTGTTCACACTGAGCTCACCTACATCAACAAGCTCATTATCATCAaagat CTGGTTGTTGCAGCTCTTGAAAACCTGCGCAAGTGTGGATTTCTTCCGGAG GTGACCCCTGAGCTGCTTTTCTCCAACCTTGCCTCCATCCTAATCGCACACCAGAAGTTCTGGCAGGAGGTGATTTTTCCCATGTTACAAGAAGTCCGGAGGACAGGCAAGCCCTTTGACCCCATGATGTTAGAGGCTGGTTGCCTGCAG TTCCACAAGCGCTTCGCTTCCTATCAGCATTACTGCTGGGAGGAGGAGAACAATCTGGAGTTCACACGCAGGCAGATGGAGAGCAACCCACATTTCCTCACCTACGTCCAG TGGGTGGAGACTCACCCTCAGTGTAACAGGATGCGGCTCGGGGACATGCAGGCCAAACCCCATCAGAGGATCACAAAGTACCCTCTGCTGCTCAAAGCTGTGCTGAAAACCACCCAGGATCCTCGTGTACAGCACACACTCAGAGGCATG TTATCCAGTGTAAACAACTTTTTGGAGAGTATCAATGACTACCTGAGGCTAAGAGATGAGGAACTCGCCCTCACCATCTCCGCTCAGAGGGTGGAGGGATACGAGGTGGAGGGAATAAATGAAGACATTGACAAG CATGTCCGAGAGATCTGCCAGTTTGACCTAACATGCCCCATCAGAGGAGTAGGCCCTGATGTTGTGCGTAAGCTCCTGCTGGAGGAGAACTTGAAGATTCGGGGGAGAAAAGACAGCAAG CTAGAGGTGGTGGCTCTCCTTTTCTCAGATGTGCTTCTAATGACCAAAGTCCAGAAGAAGGGAGAGCGGCTGAAGGTAATTCGACCTCCTCTGGCCCTCGACAGAACGTATTGCATATCACTGAAAGATGGCT GTTCATTTGTTCTCGTGGAGGTGGGTGAGCTTCGGAGTGCCCTGAATGTCTACATATTTGTAGCCAGCACCTCAGACAGCTGCTCCACGTGGGTCTCCACCATCCACCAGGCAAAG GAAACACTGATGATcctgagacaaacagagaacAACAGACAACTAGAGAACTGGAGAATCCAGCAGCTGGAGGCCAAACCTGTCACAGAAGCCAAAGCAGATGATATGGAGACAGAAGAACAAACTTTATTACCATCAAGACGAGAGACTTTTGTGGATGAACTTAGTGAGGAACTTATTATCCCCAGATCAATAAATGGGATGTTGGCGTCAAACGAAGCAGAAGAACAGGATCAGCCTCCAGATGATGACACCACTAATAATCCTCTTGTACCTGTTTGGCACTCCCAGGCCAACATCAGTAACCGTAGATCACTGAATAGAGGCGTTGCTGCTCGGCAACCAGAAGTCCAAGGATATGAATGGATAGAAATGGGAGTGAGAGCTGAACAAGTCAGGTTctacacagaggaagaggagcaaaGGGGGCAAATGGTGAACTGGAACCACAGGGTGCAATCTGCCCCTAATCTGGGTCAGTACGTTCATGCTGCTGATCCGTTCAGATACAACACAACTGGACCACTCTTCTATCCAGATGTTGACTACCCAACAGACGAAGAGAGTACTTCACAGCCTCCTTACCAAACCACAGTATTCAGGGAGGGGCCTGAGTTTTTAAGACCACCAGGAGAGGGAGTAATATCAACAAGGAGAGACTCAGATTCGCAGTCTGTGAACCAGGACTCCAGGAGAAATTCCAACTACAGCCAGTCTGGAGATGAGACTTTTCCAGATGCTTGGGCTTTCTCCAAAAATCTGAAGTCACCCGGGTTACGGAGAAGGAGGCCGGTCAGTACTCATCCCTCTACTCAGACATCTAGGCAGTTCTTCCAGGACTCAGGTCAGACAAACAGTGATACTCTCTCTAGCCCCAACAATAAACTGAAGAGAAGCTCTCTTCCCCCTGGCACAGATTCACACCGGGTGCTAAAGCTGGGCTCCCTGAAGCCGAACCAAGGGATGTTTTGGAAAACGAATGACAGAGTCTCCCCAGACCCTCGGACATTTTCTGAATCTGAGCTTCCTGTTCCTAACTTCTATAACAGAGCAAAAAACATAAGGAGAGCTTCCATTCCTAACATCATCATCGAAGGAGGCAATGGACTTCGTATGCACCCCAGCAGTCTGTACACATTACCAACAGAGAATGCGGCTTTCCCCATCTCAAGACATAACCCTAACGGACACCACTCACCTCTGGAGGGACTCCTGgaaagagccagagagagagatggattaTTAAGAAGAGGCAGAAATGCAACAATGCCTAATCTGAGGTCAAGGTATCCTCCTCCTTCCCCCTCGTTTTCCATCACATCGTCACCATCACCATCGCCcagtgatggagacagagacactgagtggggggaagaggaggtggagctgATGAGACACAGAGCGCTCACAGTGAGTAAAGGATGGAAGGAGCAGTTGGTGGATGGAGATGAAGATGACAAGAGGAACAG TGTTATCTTTACGGACGGAGTAAATGTGGACTGGGCCGGTTGGTgctttgatgatgatgaggtcATGGATCATTTACAGCCTGCAGGCGAAGGCTTCCTGGAGGGCATCAGCCGATCTTTGGCCTCCTGGGACATCCAGGGACTCTCAGAGCAAGAAGACGGGGAGTGTAGTCAGGTGTAG
- the LOC126392164 gene encoding lymphocyte activation gene 3 protein-like, whose product MLLEYFIFGVISFLMTGAQCKETEVFAEAGSQAVLPCKGNPSSRIVPLIVWSKDKKGTIWRKEKTGLRYWGSSWSSKGTQRVQCPHFQFERGDFSLQINNVGKEDGGVYFCRVEQGGQVTQNVVTLRIIAVSVSSSGPVWGNNVLISCNVTPKPQGAFVEWTLNNSPFVPQAGITSERVDALSVVSEKATVRLTGKWTCIVGYKGNEGRASAALTVKGIINPSKDSAKVYAAVGSTVTLPCVFSPGLSPSNPVWEKLKPGYLFKPSPDRLPASFSPTSPNSQDPLDKSASLKEVGFEDEGKYRCSGTIEGQRLSRTMQLVVAKIESSIPSKKTDSMTLTCQLTDSSEVTDYEWVHMVYDLNGTQSVGSTQKGKTLSISQDSEENQGEWTCVFYGKGGILGNVTHHIHLMSGLSGQKSSGDSHNTAAIVGLSFLLLVLLLILAQMYKNYQRRRRAFQYPALETIVHTISNEREERERSRVKK is encoded by the exons atgctgttggaATATTTTATCTTTGGGGTGATTTCCTTTCTGATGACAG GGGCTCAGTGCAAGGAAACTGAGGTGTTTGCTGAAGCAGGCTCTCAGGCTGTACTGCCCTGCAAAGGCAACCCTTCATCTCGCATTGTCCCCCTCATCGTCTGGAGTAAAGACAAGAAAGG CACAATTTGGAGGAAGGAAAAGACCGGTCTGCGGTACTGGGGCTCTAGCTGGTCATCGAAAGGCACCCAACGCGTACAATGTCCCCACTTCCAGTTTGAAAGAGGCGATTTCAGCCTACAAATCAACAACGTGGGGAAGGAGGATGGAGGAGTTTACTTCTGCAGGGTGGAGCAGGGAGGCCAGGTCACTCAAAATGTGGTCACACTCAGAATCATTGCAG TGTCCGTCTCTTCATCGGGTCCCGTATGGGGAAACAACGTTTTAATCAGCTGTAACGTGACACCTAAGCCTCAGGGAGCCTTTGTGGAGTGGACGTTGAACAACAGCCCATTTGTGCCGCAGGCTGGAATCACCTCAGAGAGAGTTGATGCTTTAAGTGTCGTGAGCGAAAAGGCAACTGTGAGACTGACCGGAAAGTGGACGTGCATAGTTGGCTACAAGGGCAATGAGGGGCGAGCTTCGGCAGCTCTGACAGTGAAGG GAATCATCAACCCATCCAAAGACAGTGCTAAAGTGTATGCTGCTGTGGGATCTACAGTCACTCTCCCTTGTGTGTTCTCCCCTGGTTTGAGCCCCTCTAATCCAGTCTGGGAGAAACTGAAACCTGGTTATCTTTTTAAACCTTCTCCCGATCGCCTTCCTGCCTCTTTTTCTCCGACCTCGCCAAACTCTCAGGACCCATTGGACAAATCTGCCAGTTTGAAAGAAGTCGGGTTTGAGGATGAGGGCAAGTACCGATGCTCTGGCACCATAGAAGGACAACGCCTGAGTCGAACCATGCAGCTTGTCGTTGCCAAAA ttgAAAGCAGCATCCCGTCAAAGAAAACAGACTCCATGACGCTGACCTGCCAACTGACCGACTCAAGCGAGGTCACCGACTATGAGTGGGTTCATATGGTCTATGACCTTAATGGCACCCAGTCAGTTGGGTCCACCCAGAAGGGGAAGACCCTGAGTATCAGCCAAGACTCCGAGGAGAACCAAGGAGAATGGACATGTGTTTTCTATGGGAAAGGcggcattttgggaaatgtaaCACACCACATCCATCTGATGA GTGGTCTGAGTGGACAAAAATCTTCAGGTGACTCACACAACACTGCTGCCATAGTCGGTCTCAGCTTTCTCCTCCTCGTTCTGCTGCTGATTTTAGCTCAGATGTACAAGAACTACCAAAGG AGGAGAAGGGCCTTTCAGTACCCCGCGCTGGAGACGATTGTTCACACCATCTCCAACGAgcgggaggagagagaaaggagccGAGTGAAAAAGTAA
- the tnfrsf1a gene encoding tumor necrosis factor receptor superfamily member 1A yields MMARAGQRGRWNKKAPVGTILLLMCMFIPTLTLLQTSEEATCEPGEYPNDEGICCNKCSPGFKLEEMCQGVNQRSKCRQCTEGLYTDEMNFAFTCRRCRKCLAKYDKEISPCQRSQNRICRCVEGYYKSVIDSETYECLRCTPCGPDEKEKQTCTPERNFVCECKENYYKVNNKCERCKNCTKGCEHHCSTVPVLTTKGRKPGHEYLINIITAVGVVAVVSLVLVVLITHVATKMSTEKKMLKPSCQPSDVSQDSCERVLIQSDEPSENISVTAVPPSPVSEPEPPNLPDCVPLEIKVSDLIYTVLDLVPVLQVKQLVRSLGVKDTEIEQAELDHSRSCREAHYQMLRVWAERGSTGRGRQGRMLHMPLLQELLDELRKMYLGRAAEELETVYGIQ; encoded by the exons ATGATGGCGAGAGCTGGACAAAGAGGAAGATGGAACAAAAAAGCCCCTGTTGGCACAATACTGCTCCTTATG TGCATGTTCATCCCCACTCTGACATTGTTACAAACTTCAGAGGAGGCGACGTGTGAACCAGGGGAATATCCCAATGATGAAGGAATTTGTTGCAACAAATGCTCTCCAG GTTTTAAGcttgaagaaatgtgtcaggGTGTGAATCAGAGAAGTAAGTGCAGACAATGTACTGAGGGACTATATACAGACGAAATGAACTTCGCCTTCACCTGCCGACGTTGCAGAAAATGCCTAG CAAAATATGACAAGGAGATATCACCATGTCAAAGAAGCCAAAACAGGATTTGTCGCTGTGTGGAGGGGTATTACAAGTCTGTCATCGACTCAGAAACATACGAGTGTCTCAGATGTACACCGTGTGGACCagatgaaaaggaaaaacagacat GTACACCTGAGAGAAactttgtgtgtgaatgtaaagAGAACTACTACAAAGTCAACAACAAGTGTGAACGCTGCAAGAA TTGTACCAAAGGGTGTGAACATCACTGTTCAACAGTTCCTGTTCTGACTACAAAAG GCCGTAAGCCCGGACATGAATATCTTATCAACATAATTACTGCAGTAGGAGTTGTGGCTGTGGTCTCGCTGGTGCTTGTAGTTCTCATCACCCATGTGGCCACAAAAATGTCGACTGAGAAGAAAATGCTGAAACCATCCTGCCAACCATCAGACGTTTCCCAGGACTCATGCGAG CGAGTCCTAATCCAAAGTGATGAACCTTCAGAGAACATAAGCGTTACGGCTGTTCCTCCAAGTCCTGTGAGTGAACCAGAGCCGCCCAATCTGCCTGACTGTGTCCCCCTGGAAATCAAGG TCTCTGACCTGATCTACACTGTGCTGGACCTGGTTCCTGTGCTGCAGGTGAAGCAGCTGGTGCGTTCTCTTGGTGTGAAAGATACAGAGATCGAACAAGCAGAGTTGGATCACTCCCGATCCTGCCGCGAGGCTCACTACCAGATGCTGAGGGTGTGGGCCGAGAGAGGGTCAACGGGTAGAGGAAGACAAGGTAGAATGCTGCACATGCCCTTGTTGCAGGAGTTGTTGGATGAACTGAGAAAGATGTACCTGGGACGAGCAGCCGAGGAGCTGGAGACAGTGTACGGCATTCAGTAA